From Pseudonocardia autotrophica, one genomic window encodes:
- a CDS encoding MFS transporter, producing the protein MLGTTVEWYDYFLYGVAAALVFPMVFFPDSEGAVGILLSMGTFAVGFVARPLGGLVFGHYGDKIGRKKLLVLSLLMMGFATFAIGLLPGYATIGVLAPILLVLLRIIQGFALGGEWGGAVLIVSEHGRPEHRGFWASWPQAGAPAGQLLAQAMLGVMALVQSEEAFLSWGWRIPFLLSAVLVLIGLYVRLAVEESPVFREAQARSAERTAAGEKETMPILDVLREYPREVLTAMGARFAENVSYYIFTIVIATYLQERFDLPSSFVLGAVLIGAAVHLVTIPLWGAISDRVGRKPVYLFGAVGVGLWAFAFFFLIDTRNFALTAIAVTVGLVLHGAMYGPQAAFLSELFGTKVRYSGISIGYQLASVFAGGLAPLIAASLLVATGSGYAIAAYIAASTVVTIIAVAGYSETRTRRLDDDVLQRG; encoded by the coding sequence ATGCTGGGCACGACGGTGGAGTGGTACGACTACTTCCTCTACGGTGTCGCGGCCGCGCTGGTGTTCCCGATGGTGTTCTTCCCGGACAGCGAGGGTGCCGTCGGGATCCTGCTGTCGATGGGCACGTTCGCGGTCGGGTTCGTCGCCCGCCCGCTCGGCGGCCTGGTCTTCGGCCACTACGGCGACAAGATCGGCCGCAAGAAGCTGCTGGTGCTGTCCCTGCTGATGATGGGCTTCGCGACCTTCGCGATCGGCCTGCTGCCCGGCTACGCCACGATCGGGGTGCTCGCGCCGATCCTGCTGGTGCTGCTCCGGATCATCCAGGGCTTCGCGCTCGGCGGCGAGTGGGGCGGCGCGGTGCTCATCGTCTCCGAGCACGGCAGACCGGAGCACCGCGGATTCTGGGCGAGCTGGCCGCAGGCCGGGGCCCCCGCCGGGCAGCTGCTCGCCCAGGCGATGCTCGGCGTGATGGCACTGGTGCAGTCCGAGGAGGCGTTCCTGTCCTGGGGCTGGCGGATCCCGTTCCTGCTCTCCGCCGTGCTGGTGCTGATCGGCCTCTACGTCCGGCTCGCCGTCGAGGAGTCCCCGGTGTTCCGGGAGGCCCAGGCCAGGTCGGCCGAGCGCACCGCGGCAGGTGAGAAGGAGACGATGCCGATCCTGGACGTCCTGCGCGAGTACCCGCGCGAGGTGCTCACCGCGATGGGCGCCCGCTTCGCGGAGAACGTCTCCTACTACATCTTCACCATCGTCATCGCGACCTACCTGCAGGAACGGTTCGACCTGCCGTCGTCGTTCGTGCTGGGGGCGGTGCTCATCGGCGCCGCGGTGCACCTGGTGACCATCCCGCTCTGGGGTGCGATCTCCGACCGGGTCGGCCGCAAGCCGGTGTACCTGTTCGGTGCGGTGGGCGTCGGGCTCTGGGCGTTCGCGTTCTTCTTCCTGATCGACACCCGGAACTTCGCGCTCACCGCGATCGCGGTCACCGTCGGCCTGGTGCTGCACGGCGCCATGTACGGCCCGCAGGCCGCGTTCCTGTCCGAGCTGTTCGGCACGAAGGTGCGCTACTCCGGCATCTCGATCGGCTACCAGCTGGCCTCGGTGTTCGCCGGTGGCCTGGCCCCGCTGATCGCCGCGTCGCTGCTGGTCGCGACGGGCAGCGGGTACGCGATCGCGGCCTACATCGCGGCCAGCACGGTCGTCACGATCATCGCGGTCGCCGGCTACTCCGAGACCCGCACCCGGCGCCTCGACGACGACGTGCTGCAGCGCGGGTGA
- a CDS encoding ABC-F family ATP-binding cassette domain-containing protein, translating to MTATLHASGLAAGHGDRSLFSGLDLVVAPGDVIGLVGANGAGKSTLLSILAGTRAPDAGALTLAPPDATVGLLSQEPDRRTGETVAGFLARRTGVATAQSTMDSAAEALGEGAPGADDRYATALDRWLALGGADMEERSGDVLREVGLAVDPQAAMTGLSGGQAARANLAALLLSRYDLLLLDEPTNDLDLDGLARLEAFVGGLGRRGGTPTVLVSHDREFLSRTVNRIVELDRAQHRIGIYDGGYEAYLAERETARRHAREEYDEYSDKLSSLKDRAVMQRNWMAQGVRNARRKTKDPDKNVRALRAESSEKQASKARQTERAIERLDVVEEPRKEWELRMTIASAPRSGSVVARLDGAVLRRGGFVLGPVTAQVEWADRVVVTGANGAGKSTLLAALLGRLEPESGAAGLGSGVLVGEIDQARGAFLGEDALLRAFGEQVPDWPESEVRTLLAKFALGSEAVLRPAASLSPGERTRAGLALLQARGVNLLVLDEPTNHLDLPAIEQLEEAVEGFAGTVLLVTHDRRMLDTVRATRRWEVRDGTLLES from the coding sequence ATGACCGCGACCCTGCACGCCTCCGGCCTCGCCGCCGGGCACGGCGATCGTTCCCTGTTCTCCGGCCTGGACCTGGTCGTCGCCCCCGGCGACGTGATCGGCCTGGTCGGCGCCAACGGCGCCGGCAAGTCCACGCTGCTCTCGATCCTCGCGGGCACCCGCGCGCCGGACGCGGGGGCACTGACGCTCGCCCCGCCGGACGCGACCGTCGGCCTGCTCTCCCAGGAGCCGGACCGGCGGACCGGCGAGACGGTGGCCGGGTTCCTCGCCCGCCGGACCGGCGTCGCCACCGCGCAGTCCACGATGGACTCCGCCGCCGAGGCGCTCGGCGAGGGTGCACCCGGTGCCGACGACCGGTACGCGACGGCGCTGGACCGCTGGCTCGCGCTCGGCGGAGCCGACATGGAGGAGCGCTCCGGCGACGTGCTGCGCGAGGTCGGCCTCGCCGTCGACCCGCAGGCCGCGATGACCGGACTCTCCGGTGGGCAGGCCGCCCGGGCGAACCTGGCCGCGCTGCTGCTGTCCCGCTACGACCTGCTGCTGCTCGACGAGCCGACCAACGATCTCGACCTGGACGGTCTGGCCCGGCTGGAGGCGTTCGTCGGCGGACTGGGCCGCCGCGGCGGGACCCCGACGGTGCTGGTCAGCCACGATCGGGAGTTCTTGTCCCGCACGGTGAACCGGATCGTCGAGCTGGACCGGGCGCAACATCGGATCGGGATCTACGACGGCGGCTACGAGGCCTATCTGGCGGAGCGGGAGACCGCCCGCCGGCACGCCCGCGAGGAGTACGACGAGTACTCCGACAAGCTCTCGTCGCTCAAGGACCGCGCGGTGATGCAGCGGAACTGGATGGCCCAGGGCGTCCGCAACGCCCGGCGCAAGACGAAGGACCCGGACAAGAACGTGCGCGCGCTGCGCGCCGAGTCCAGCGAGAAGCAGGCGTCGAAGGCCCGGCAGACCGAGCGGGCGATCGAGCGGCTCGACGTCGTCGAGGAGCCCCGCAAGGAGTGGGAGCTGCGGATGACGATCGCGTCCGCGCCCCGCTCGGGTTCGGTCGTCGCGCGGCTGGACGGCGCCGTTCTGCGCCGCGGCGGGTTCGTGCTCGGCCCGGTGACCGCGCAGGTCGAGTGGGCCGACCGGGTCGTCGTCACCGGGGCGAACGGGGCCGGGAAGTCGACCTTGCTGGCCGCGCTGCTCGGGCGGCTGGAGCCGGAGTCCGGTGCGGCCGGGCTCGGCTCGGGTGTGCTGGTCGGGGAGATCGACCAGGCCCGCGGGGCGTTCCTCGGCGAGGACGCGCTGCTGCGCGCGTTCGGTGAGCAGGTGCCGGACTGGCCGGAGTCCGAGGTGCGGACGCTGCTCGCGAAGTTCGCGCTGGGCTCGGAGGCGGTGCTGCGGCCCGCGGCGTCGCTCTCGCCCGGTGAGCGGACCCGCGCCGGGCTGGCCCTGTTGCAGGCCCGCGGGGTGAACCTGCTGGTGCTCGACGAGCCGACCAACCATCTCGATCTGCCCGCCATCGAGCAGCTGGAGGAGGCGGTGGAGGGGTTCGCCGGAACGGTCCTGCTGGTCACCCACGACCGGCGGATGCTCGACACGGTCCGCGCCACCCGCCGCTGGGAGGTCCGCGACGGGACCCTGCTGGAGTCCTGA
- a CDS encoding adhesin, with product MLAITENAAEAIKTLSTDAELPEDGGLRITAPDPEQGLELALARTADAQDTVLRGEGITVFLEPTAAQMLDDKVLDVQPVQTDAGEQELRFAIVAQDDAEEPAQG from the coding sequence ATGTTGGCGATCACCGAGAACGCTGCCGAGGCCATCAAGACCCTGAGCACCGACGCGGAGCTGCCCGAGGACGGCGGCCTGCGGATCACCGCTCCGGACCCGGAGCAGGGCCTGGAGCTGGCGCTGGCCCGGACTGCCGATGCACAGGACACCGTGCTCCGCGGCGAGGGCATCACCGTCTTCCTGGAGCCCACCGCGGCCCAGATGCTCGACGACAAGGTCCTCGACGTGCAGCCCGTCCAGACCGACGCGGGCGAGCAGGAGCTGCGCTTCGCGATCGTCGCGCAGGACGACGCCGAGGAGCCCGCCCAGGGCTGA
- a CDS encoding aldo/keto reductase has translation MTVPTIKLNDGREIPQLGFGVFQIEAGRTAETVKAALDVGYRHIDTAQMYGNEEGVGQAIADSGIPRDELFVTTKLNNDGHGRSEAVRRLDQSLTRLGLDHVDLYLIHWPRPGEDRYVETWQGFEDARDAGKARSIGVSNFQIPHLEQLAAQTSTVPAVNQIEFHPQLVQRELSEYHREHGIATEAWSPIGQGKGLLDAPELAELAQRHGRSAAQVVLRWHIQLGNIVFPKSGNPDRIRENYEIFDFTLSDADIAAIEKLHTGARLGPDPDTFG, from the coding sequence ATGACTGTTCCCACGATCAAGCTGAACGACGGCCGCGAGATCCCGCAGCTGGGCTTCGGCGTCTTCCAGATCGAGGCCGGGCGCACCGCGGAGACCGTGAAGGCGGCCCTGGACGTGGGCTACCGGCACATCGACACCGCGCAGATGTACGGCAACGAGGAGGGCGTCGGGCAGGCGATCGCCGACTCCGGGATCCCGCGCGACGAGCTGTTCGTCACCACGAAGCTGAACAACGACGGGCACGGCCGCTCCGAGGCCGTCCGCCGCCTCGATCAGAGCCTGACCCGGCTCGGTCTCGATCATGTCGATCTCTACCTGATCCACTGGCCGCGGCCGGGCGAGGACCGCTACGTCGAGACCTGGCAGGGATTCGAGGATGCCCGTGACGCCGGCAAGGCCCGGTCGATCGGCGTCTCGAACTTCCAGATCCCGCACCTGGAGCAGCTCGCGGCGCAGACCTCGACCGTGCCGGCCGTGAACCAGATCGAGTTCCATCCGCAGCTGGTGCAGCGCGAGCTGAGCGAATACCACCGGGAGCACGGCATCGCGACCGAGGCGTGGAGCCCGATCGGCCAGGGCAAGGGCCTGCTCGACGCCCCGGAGCTGGCCGAGCTGGCGCAGCGGCACGGTCGCTCGGCCGCCCAGGTCGTCCTGCGCTGGCACATCCAGCTGGGCAACATCGTGTTCCCGAAGTCGGGCAACCCGGACCGGATCCGGGAGAACTACGAGATCTTCGACTTCACCCTGTCCGACGCCGACATCGCCGCGATCGAGAAGCTGCACACCGGCGCCCGGCTCGGCCCGGACCCGGACACCTTCGGCTGA
- a CDS encoding PIG-L deacetylase family protein has translation MADDEYLPLPGGFDRVLVVVAHPDDMEFGGAGAVARWTSEGTQVAYLLVTRGEAGIDTMSPDECAVVREAEQRAACAAVGVRDCEFLDHPDGIVEYSVALRRDIAAAIRRHRPQLVVTSNHREFWDAEGIHLNQADHIAVGRAVIDAVRDAANRWIFRDVGEKWDGVQGIALAGSPRSRHAVDISGHLDAAVDSLKAHERYLAALSGEMADADTFLRRSAEEAATRLPGASAAAIFEWLGP, from the coding sequence ATGGCCGACGACGAGTACCTCCCACTGCCCGGCGGGTTCGACCGCGTGCTGGTGGTGGTCGCGCACCCCGACGACATGGAGTTCGGCGGGGCCGGGGCGGTCGCGCGCTGGACGTCGGAGGGCACCCAGGTCGCCTACCTGCTGGTCACCCGGGGGGAGGCCGGCATCGACACGATGTCGCCCGACGAGTGCGCCGTGGTCCGCGAGGCCGAGCAGCGGGCCGCCTGCGCCGCCGTCGGGGTGCGGGACTGCGAGTTCCTCGACCACCCGGACGGGATCGTCGAGTACTCGGTCGCGCTGCGCCGCGACATCGCCGCCGCGATCCGCCGGCACCGGCCGCAGCTCGTCGTCACCAGCAACCACCGGGAGTTCTGGGACGCCGAGGGCATCCACCTGAACCAGGCCGATCACATCGCCGTCGGGCGGGCGGTGATCGACGCCGTCCGGGACGCGGCCAACCGGTGGATCTTCCGCGACGTCGGCGAGAAGTGGGACGGAGTGCAGGGGATCGCGCTCGCCGGATCGCCACGGTCCCGGCACGCGGTGGACATCTCCGGCCACCTCGACGCCGCCGTCGACTCGTTGAAGGCGCACGAGCGGTACCTGGCGGCGCTGTCCGGCGAGATGGCCGACGCGGACACCTTCCTGCGCCGGTCGGCGGAGGAGGCCGCCACCCGGCTGCCCGGCGCCTCGGCGGCCGCGATCTTCGAGTGGCTCGGCCCGTGA
- a CDS encoding dienelactone hydrolase family protein has product MPRTDLTIATPDGAAPAFLHTPDGTGPWPGVILYVDAGGVREAMHDMAAHLATLGFAVLLPDVYHRHGDWAPFDMSTVFSNDAERERLMSMIASLEPRLVAVDAEAWVTALLDRPEVSGTRIGVTGYCMGGVMSLRTAATQPERVAAAASFHAGNVATDDPASVHRLADRIRATVYVAGAENDRSFPDEQRRLLETALSDAGVEHTVETYPAAHGFAVPDVPSYDERAEQRHWEALHRLLGAHL; this is encoded by the coding sequence ATGCCACGCACCGACCTGACGATCGCCACGCCGGACGGCGCCGCCCCGGCCTTTCTGCACACGCCCGACGGCACCGGCCCGTGGCCCGGCGTGATCCTCTACGTCGACGCCGGTGGGGTGCGCGAGGCCATGCACGACATGGCCGCCCATCTCGCGACGCTGGGCTTCGCCGTGCTGCTGCCCGACGTCTACCACCGGCACGGCGACTGGGCGCCGTTCGACATGTCCACCGTGTTCTCGAACGACGCCGAGCGCGAGCGGCTGATGAGTATGATCGCCTCGCTGGAGCCGCGCCTGGTCGCCGTCGACGCCGAGGCGTGGGTGACCGCGCTGCTCGACCGGCCCGAGGTGAGCGGCACCCGGATCGGGGTCACCGGCTACTGCATGGGCGGCGTCATGAGCCTGCGCACCGCGGCGACGCAGCCGGAGCGGGTGGCGGCCGCGGCCTCGTTCCACGCCGGGAACGTCGCGACCGACGACCCCGCCAGCGTGCACCGGCTGGCCGACCGGATCCGGGCCACCGTCTACGTCGCGGGCGCCGAGAACGACCGGTCGTTCCCCGACGAGCAGCGCAGGCTCCTCGAGACGGCGCTGTCCGACGCCGGTGTCGAGCACACCGTGGAGACCTATCCGGCCGCGCACGGTTTCGCCGTCCCCGACGTGCCGTCGTACGACGAGCGGGCCGAGCAGCGGCACTGGGAGGCCCTGCACCGGCTGCTCGGCGCCCACCTCTGA